The Erythrobacter sp. Alg231-14 genome has a segment encoding these proteins:
- a CDS encoding ribose-phosphate diphosphokinase: MKIMSGNSNLPLARAIAAYLEIPLTDASVRRFADEEIFVEIHENVRGEDVFIVQPTSFPANDNLMELLICIDALRRASAKRITAVVPYFGYARQDRKPGPRTPISAKLVANLITEAGADRVLAVDLHAGQIQGFFDIPTDNLYAAPVMAADIQARYGDQDLMVVSPDVGGVVRARALAKRLDNAPLAIVDKRRDRPGESEVMNIIGEVEGRHCIMIDDIVDSGGTLCNAAEALLANGAKSVAAYITHGVLSGGAVARIDGSKLKELVITDSLRPTEAAEKSERIRILTMAPLVGEAIRRIADESSVSSLFD; this comes from the coding sequence ATGAAAATCATGTCGGGCAATTCGAACCTTCCGCTTGCGCGCGCGATTGCGGCCTACCTTGAAATCCCATTGACCGATGCCAGTGTCCGCCGGTTTGCCGATGAAGAGATCTTTGTCGAAATTCACGAGAATGTGCGCGGCGAAGACGTTTTTATCGTCCAGCCGACAAGCTTTCCCGCGAACGACAACCTTATGGAATTGTTGATTTGCATCGACGCGCTGCGCCGCGCTTCGGCAAAGCGGATTACGGCGGTTGTTCCGTATTTTGGTTACGCACGCCAAGATCGAAAACCCGGCCCGCGCACGCCGATCTCGGCCAAACTGGTGGCGAACCTCATCACCGAAGCCGGGGCCGATCGGGTGTTGGCCGTCGATCTGCATGCGGGCCAGATTCAGGGATTCTTCGATATCCCAACAGACAACCTTTACGCCGCGCCCGTGATGGCCGCCGATATTCAGGCGCGCTACGGCGATCAGGATTTGATGGTTGTTTCCCCCGATGTGGGCGGTGTTGTTAGGGCTCGCGCCTTGGCCAAGCGGCTCGACAACGCGCCGCTTGCCATCGTCGATAAGCGGCGCGACCGCCCCGGTGAAAGCGAAGTGATGAACATCATCGGCGAAGTCGAAGGCCGCCATTGCATTATGATCGACGATATCGTCGATTCCGGCGGAACATTGTGCAACGCCGCCGAAGCTTTGTTGGCGAATGGCGCAAAGTCGGTCGCCGCTTACATCACCCATGGCGTTTTGTCGGGCGGGGCGGTTGCCCGGATCGATGGATCAAAGCTCAAAGAGCTTGTGATAACCGATTCTCTGCGTCCGACAGAGGCGGCTGAGAAATCGGAACGCATCCGGATTTTGACCATGGCCCCATTGGTGGGTGAAGCGATCCGCCGAATTGCGGATGAAAGCAGCGTGTCGAGCCTGTTTGATTGA
- the glpX gene encoding class II fructose-bisphosphatase: MNTPTDTDVLAAKDVDQENAVDRVLVLEMVRVTEAAAVAAAQLIGRGDEKAADAAAVEAMRRAFDNLYMDGTVVIGEGERDEAPMLYIGEKVGGAPGKGPKIDIALDPLEGTTITAKAGPNALAVLAAAEEGDLLNAPDVYMDKLAVGPGLPADVIDLAKSPSDNVKAVAAAKGKAPADINVCVLDRPRHADLIAELRALGCGVYLIGDGDVAGVIAVTDQDTGIDIYMGQGGAPEGVLAAAALRCVGGQFNGRLVFRNDDEKARAKKWGITDLNRIYKLDDLAKGDCIFAATGVTDGSLLDGVKKRKKSTGATIMTTDSVVMRASSGTVRWIKGHHRIEPHSN; this comes from the coding sequence ATGAACACCCCTACTGACACAGATGTGCTCGCCGCAAAAGACGTGGATCAAGAGAACGCCGTTGATCGCGTCCTCGTGCTTGAAATGGTGCGCGTGACAGAGGCGGCCGCAGTCGCGGCGGCGCAATTGATCGGACGCGGTGATGAAAAAGCCGCCGATGCCGCGGCAGTTGAGGCGATGCGCCGGGCTTTTGACAATCTTTACATGGATGGCACCGTCGTCATCGGCGAAGGCGAACGCGACGAAGCGCCCATGCTGTATATTGGCGAAAAAGTGGGCGGCGCGCCGGGCAAAGGCCCAAAAATTGATATTGCGCTCGACCCGCTAGAAGGGACAACCATCACGGCAAAGGCCGGTCCGAACGCTTTGGCTGTTCTGGCGGCGGCGGAAGAGGGTGACCTTTTGAACGCGCCAGACGTTTACATGGATAAGCTTGCTGTGGGCCCGGGCCTGCCGGCTGATGTGATCGACCTTGCGAAATCGCCATCGGACAACGTGAAAGCGGTTGCGGCGGCAAAGGGTAAGGCACCGGCTGATATCAATGTTTGCGTGTTGGATCGCCCGCGTCATGCCGATCTGATCGCTGAATTGCGCGCGCTGGGTTGCGGTGTGTACCTTATCGGTGATGGCGATGTTGCCGGCGTGATCGCGGTGACGGATCAAGACACCGGCATCGATATATATATGGGCCAAGGCGGCGCACCCGAAGGCGTGCTGGCGGCGGCGGCTCTTCGTTGCGTTGGTGGCCAATTCAATGGGCGCCTGGTTTTCCGCAACGATGATGAAAAGGCGCGTGCCAAGAAATGGGGCATCACTGACCTGAACCGCATCTACAAGCTGGACGATCTGGCCAAGGGTGATTGCATTTTTGCAGCAACCGGCGTGACCGATGGTTCTCTGCTCGACGGGGTGAAAAAGCGTAAGAAATCAACCGGCGCGACGATTATGACCACAGACAGCGTGGTGATGCGGGCATCGTCCGGCACAGTACGCTGGATCAAGGGGCACCACCGGATCGAACCGCACAGCAATTGA